From a single Miscanthus floridulus cultivar M001 chromosome 8, ASM1932011v1, whole genome shotgun sequence genomic region:
- the LOC136474631 gene encoding probable tocopherol O-methyltransferase, chloroplastic isoform X2 codes for MAHAALLHCSQFSTSPPACRRGSHYYRAPSHVPCRSRSGPRRRGGVVSLRPMASSTAAQAPAPAPPGLKEGIAGLYDESSGLWENIWGDHMHHGFYDSGEAASMDDHRRAQIRMIEEALAFAAVPSPDDPEKAPKNIVDVGCGIGGSSRYLAKKYGAQCKGITLSPVQAERGNALAAAQGLSDQVILQVADALEQPFPDGQFDLVWSMESGEHMPDKRKFVSELARVAAPGGTIIIVTWCHRNLEPSETSLKPDELSLLKRICDAYYLPDWCSPSDYVNIAKSLSLEDIKTADWSENVAPFWPAVIKSALTWKGLTSLLTSGWKTIRGAMVMPLMIQGYKKGLIKFTIITCRKPGAA; via the exons ATGGCTCACGCGGCGCTGCTCCACTGCTCCCAATTCTCCACGAGCCCCCCAGCGTGCCGCCGCGGCAGCCACTACTACCGCGCCCCTTCACACGTCCCGTGCCGCTCCCGCTCCGGCCCCCGCCGACGCGGCGGCGTCGTCAGCCTGCGTCCGATGGCCTCGTCGACGGCGGCTCAGGCCCCCGCGCCGGCGCCCCCGGGCCTGAAGGAGGGCATCGCGGGGCTGTACGACGAGTCGTCGGGGCTGTGGGAGAACATCTGGGGCGACCACATGCACCACGGCTTCTACGACTCGGGCGAGGCCGCGTCCATGGACGACCACCGCCGCGCCCAGATCCGCATGATCGAGGAGGCGCTCGCCTTCGCCGCCGTCCCATCCCCAG ATGATCCGGAGAAGGCACCAAAAAACATAGTAGATGTTGGATGTGGAATTGGTGGTAGCTCAAGGTACTTGGCGAAGAAATACGGAGCGCAGTGCAAGGGGATCACGTTGAGCCCTGTTCAAGCTGAAAGAGGAAATGCTCTCGCTGCAGCACAGGGGTTGTCGGATCAG GTTATTCTGCAAGTTGCTGATGCTCTGGAGCAACCATTTCCTGATGGGCAGTTCGATCTGGTATGGTCCATGGAGAGTGGCGAGCACATGCCGGACAAGAGAAAG TTTGTCAGTGAGCTGGCACGCGTCGCGGCTCCTGGAGGGACGATAATCATCGTGACATGGTGCCATAGGAACCTCGAACCATCTGAAACCTCGCTGAAACCCGATGAACTGAGCCTCCTGAAGAGGATTTGCGAtgcatactacctcccggacTGGTGCTCACCTTCAGACTATGTGAACATCGCCAAGTCACTGTCTCTTGAG GATATCAAGACAGCTGATTGGTCGGAGAACGTGGCCCCGTTTTGGCCCGCTGTGATAAAATCGGCACTAACATGGAAGGGCCTCACCTCTCTGCTAACGAGCG GATGGAAGACGATCAGAGGGGCGATGGTGATGCCGCTGATGATCCAAGGTTACAAGAAGGGGCTCATCAAATTCACCATCATCACCTGTCGCAAGCCTGGAGCAGCGTAG
- the LOC136474631 gene encoding probable tocopherol O-methyltransferase, chloroplastic isoform X1, with protein MAHAALLHCSQFSTSPPACRRGSHYYRAPSHVPCRSRSGPRRRGGVVSLRPMASSTAAQAPAPAPPGLKEGIAGLYDESSGLWENIWGDHMHHGFYDSGEAASMDDHRRAQIRMIEEALAFAAVPSPDDPEKAPKNIVDVGCGIGGSSRYLAKKYGAQCKGITLSPVQAERGNALAAAQGLSDQQVILQVADALEQPFPDGQFDLVWSMESGEHMPDKRKFVSELARVAAPGGTIIIVTWCHRNLEPSETSLKPDELSLLKRICDAYYLPDWCSPSDYVNIAKSLSLEDIKTADWSENVAPFWPAVIKSALTWKGLTSLLTSGWKTIRGAMVMPLMIQGYKKGLIKFTIITCRKPGAA; from the exons ATGGCTCACGCGGCGCTGCTCCACTGCTCCCAATTCTCCACGAGCCCCCCAGCGTGCCGCCGCGGCAGCCACTACTACCGCGCCCCTTCACACGTCCCGTGCCGCTCCCGCTCCGGCCCCCGCCGACGCGGCGGCGTCGTCAGCCTGCGTCCGATGGCCTCGTCGACGGCGGCTCAGGCCCCCGCGCCGGCGCCCCCGGGCCTGAAGGAGGGCATCGCGGGGCTGTACGACGAGTCGTCGGGGCTGTGGGAGAACATCTGGGGCGACCACATGCACCACGGCTTCTACGACTCGGGCGAGGCCGCGTCCATGGACGACCACCGCCGCGCCCAGATCCGCATGATCGAGGAGGCGCTCGCCTTCGCCGCCGTCCCATCCCCAG ATGATCCGGAGAAGGCACCAAAAAACATAGTAGATGTTGGATGTGGAATTGGTGGTAGCTCAAGGTACTTGGCGAAGAAATACGGAGCGCAGTGCAAGGGGATCACGTTGAGCCCTGTTCAAGCTGAAAGAGGAAATGCTCTCGCTGCAGCACAGGGGTTGTCGGATCAG CAGGTTATTCTGCAAGTTGCTGATGCTCTGGAGCAACCATTTCCTGATGGGCAGTTCGATCTGGTATGGTCCATGGAGAGTGGCGAGCACATGCCGGACAAGAGAAAG TTTGTCAGTGAGCTGGCACGCGTCGCGGCTCCTGGAGGGACGATAATCATCGTGACATGGTGCCATAGGAACCTCGAACCATCTGAAACCTCGCTGAAACCCGATGAACTGAGCCTCCTGAAGAGGATTTGCGAtgcatactacctcccggacTGGTGCTCACCTTCAGACTATGTGAACATCGCCAAGTCACTGTCTCTTGAG GATATCAAGACAGCTGATTGGTCGGAGAACGTGGCCCCGTTTTGGCCCGCTGTGATAAAATCGGCACTAACATGGAAGGGCCTCACCTCTCTGCTAACGAGCG GATGGAAGACGATCAGAGGGGCGATGGTGATGCCGCTGATGATCCAAGGTTACAAGAAGGGGCTCATCAAATTCACCATCATCACCTGTCGCAAGCCTGGAGCAGCGTAG
- the LOC136474632 gene encoding 3-dehydrosphinganine reductase TSC10A-like: MAAALLLLLVPPAGLLAALAFLARPRAAQIPLKGRHVFITGGSSGIGLAMATAAAREGARVSILARNLARLEDARAAIQRDSGRDDVGVHAADVRDADAVARALREAGPVDVLVCNHGVFVPQELERQDMDEIKWMVDINLMGTFHLIKAALPAMKARTRETRLPGSIAIMSSQAGQVGIYGYTAYSASKFALRGLGEALQHEVVADNIHVSLIFPPDTETPGFEEEHKRRPELTNIMAGSSGGMKADDVANKALDGIKSAKFIVPCNFEGTMLAVATAGLSPQSSPLMAFIEVIGAGLMRFVALCFQWNWFSTIESYYAKNKKSQ, translated from the exons ATGGCCGCGgcgctcctcctgctcctggTCCCGCCCGCCGGCCTACTCGCCGCGCTCGCATTCCTTGCGCGGCCCCGCGCCGCGCAGATCCCGCTCAAAGGCCGCCACGTCTTCATCACGGGCGGGTCCAGCGGCATCGGGCTCGCCATGGCCACGGCCGCGGCGCGGGAGGGCGCGCGGGTCTCCATCCTGGCTCGCAACCTCGCCCGCCTCGAGGATGCGCGCGCCGCCATCCAGCGCGACTCGGGCCGCGACGACGTCGGCGTCCACGCGGCCGACGTGCGGGACGCCGACGCCGTGGCGCGCGCGCTCCGGGAGGCCGGCCCCGTCGACGTCCTCGTCTGCAACCACGGCGTGTTCGTGCCGCAGGAGCTCGAGAGGCAGGACATGGATGAGATCAAGTGGATGGTGGACATCAACCTCATGGGCACCTTCCACCTCATCAAGGCCGCGCTTCCCGCCATGAAGGCACGCACCCGCGAGACGCGCCTCCCTGGGTCCATCGCGATCATGTCCTCCCAGGCCGGCCAG GTTGGTATTTATGGTTACACCGCGTACTCAGCGAGCAAGTTCGCTCTTCGTGGACTGGGTGAGGCGTTGCAGCATGAGGTCGTTGCGGACAACATTCATGTCTCATTGATATTCCCTCCTGACACTGAGACTCCGGGATTTGAAGAGG AGCACAAGAGGAGGCCAGAATTGACAAACATCATGGCAGGATCCTCTGGTGGAATGAAGGCCGATGATGTTGCCAACAAGGCTCTGGACGGCATCAAATCTGCAAAATTCATTGTCCCCTGCAATTTTGAGGGCACAATGTTAGCTGTAGCCACTGCTGGTTTATCCCCGCAGAGCTCCCCGCTAATGGCATTCATAGAGGTGATTGGCGCTGGACTCATGCGGTTTGTGGCACTTTGTTTCCAATGGAATTGGTTCTCTACCATAGAGAGCTATTATGCCAAGAACAAGAAGAGCCAGTGA
- the LOC136477957 gene encoding pentatricopeptide repeat-containing protein OTP51, chloroplastic-like, translating to MATAPPCTCACGAPSPSLRCPLALPLPFSSPHPAVRLAAPPLHARRLAVSRPRAASALEALVLESDDEDEDENEDEEAAESGAGLFQGEEWAATADERDAVRSPELEVFELEELPEQWRRSRIAWLCKELPAYKHSTFTRILNAQRKWITQDDATYVAVHCLRIRHNAAAFRVYSWMVRQHWYRFNFALATRVADCLAREGKVGECREVFDAMIKQGRVPAESTFHILVVAYLSVARGRSLEEACTIYNQMIQMGGYKPRLSLHNSLFRALVSKTGGTAKHNLRQAEFVYHNIVTSNLAVHKDIYVGLIWLHSYQDVIDRDRIKALRDEMKRAGFEESTDVLVSLMRAFSKEGDIEETEATWHWLLRSGCELPAQAYICRMELYARTGEPMKSLEMFKEMKNQNIPPNVASYHKIIEIMAKAREIEIAEKLMDEFVESDMKHLMPSFLDLMYLYLDMDMHEKLEQTFTKCLGRCRPNRILYTIYLESVVRIGNVSKAEETFGEMHKNGMIGTNAKSCNIMLRGYLSAEDYQKAESIYELMCKKKYDIPMDSLEKLQSGLLSSKKVVKPPKPVSMKLDEEQREILIGLLLGGTQIESHAQKGVYIVNFKFQEDSNTHSVLRVHIHERFFEWLPSVRRSLNTESEIPYRFSTIPHAHFGFFADQFFQKGQPVLPKLVHRWLSPRVLAYWFMFGGFRLQSGDIVLKVSGGNIDGAERIVKTLQTQSLTCKVKRKGRFFWIGFQGSNADSFWRIVEPYVLDSFASSTEESHNVGSDDLQDSDAYYDDDTQRHDRESDE from the exons ATGGCCACCGCCCCTCCTTGCACCTGTGCCTGCGGCGCTCCGTCCCCATCGCTGCGATGCCCTCTCGCCCTGCCGCTCCCCTTCTCTTCCCCTCATCCCGCCGTCCGGCTCGCCGCCCCGCCGCTTCACGCGCGCCGTCTCGCCGTGTCTCGTCCAAGGGCAGCGTCAGCGCTGGAAGCCCTCGTGCTGGAGTctgacgacgaggatgaggacgagaaTGAGGACGAGGAAGCGGCGGAGTCCGGGGCTGGCCTGTTCCAGGGTGAGGAGTGGGCGGCGACCGCCGACGAGAGGGACGCGGTGAGGTCCCCCGAGCTGGAGGTGTTCGAGCTCGAGGAGCTGCCGGAGCAGTGGCGTCGGTCCAGGATCGCTTGGCTCTGCAAGGAGCTCCCCGCCTACAAGCACTCCACCTTCACCCGCATCCTTAACGCCCAGAGAAAGTGGATCACCCAGGACGACGCCACCTACGTCGCCGTCCACTGCCTCCGCATCCGCCACAACGCCGCCGCATTCCGG GTGTACAGCTGGATGGTACGGCAGCACTGGTACCGCTTCAACTTTGCGCTAGCCACAAGGGTGGCCGATTGTCTTGCCAGAGAAGGCAAGGTTGGGGAGTGCCGAGAGGTGTTTGATGCGATGATCAAGCAAGGCCGAGTGCCGGCGGAATCCACCTTCCACATATTGGTGGTTGCATATCTCAGTGTTGCTAGGGGGCGTTCTCTTGAGGAGGCATGCACCATCTACAACCAGATGATACAGATGGGTGGCTATAAGCCTCGACTCAGCCTGCATAATTCACTGTTCCGTGCACTTGTCAGTAAAACAGGAGGCACTGCGAAGCACAATCTCAGGCAGGCTGAATTTGTCTACCACAATATAGTCACAAGTAACCTTGCGGTGCACAAGGATATTTATGTGGGGCTCATCTGGCTCCACAGCTATCAAGATGTCATTGATAGAGACAGGATCAAAGCTCTTAGGGACGAGATGAAGCGAGCCGGGTTTGAGGAGAGCACTGATGTGCTGGTGTCACTGATGAGAGCCTTCTCCAAGGAAGGGGATATTGAAGAAACTGAGGCAACATGGCATTGGCTTCTTCGGAGTGGTTGTGAGCTTCCTGCGCAGGCTTATATCTGCCGAATGGAGCTTTATGCACGCACTGGTGAGCCTATGAAATCCCTAGAAATGTTCAAGGAGATGAAGAATCAGAACATCCCTCCTAATGTCGCATCATATCATAAGATTATTGAGATTATGGCAAAAGCTAGAGAGATAGAGATTGCAGAAAAACTCATGGACGAGTTTGTTGAAAGTGATATGAAACATCTGATGCCATCCTTTCTTGACTTGATGTATTTGTATCTGGATATGGATATGCATGAGAAATTGGAACAGACTTTCACAAAATGCCTTGGCCGATGTCGTCCAAATAGAATATTATACACCATTTATCTGGAATCAGTTGTGAGGATTGGGAATGTCTCAAAGGCCGAGGAGACCTTTGGTGAAATGCATAAAAATGGGATGATAGGTACTAATGCTAAGTCTTGCAACATCATGCTTAGAGGCTATCTTTCAGCAGAGGACTATCAGAAAGCTGAGAGCATTTATGAGTTAATGTGTAAAAAGAAGTATGATATACCAATGGATTCTTTGGAGAAACTTCAAAGTGGCCTCCTCAGTAGCAAGAAAGTTGTTAAGCCACCAAAACCTGTGAGTATGAAGTTGGATGAAGAGCAGCGTGAGATTTTGATTGGTTTGCTCCTTGGAGGCACTCAAATAGAATCTCATGCACAGAAAGGGGTCTACATTGTCAATTTTAAGTTCCAGGAAGATTCTAATACTCATTCAGTTCTAAGGGTGCATATTCATGAACGTTTCTTCGAATGGCTGCCTTCAGTACGCAGATCACTAAACACTGAGAGCGAGATCCCTTATCGGTTTTCAACCATACCTCATGCACATTTTGGTTTCTTTGCAGATCAGTTCTTTCAGAAAGGTCAGCCTGTTCTCCCAAAACTCGTCCATAGGTGGCTTTCCCCACGGGTTCTGGCATATTGGTTCATGTTTGGGGGCTTCAGACTGCAATCGGGCGATATTGTTCTTAAGGTCAGTGGCGGGAACATTGATGGTGCTGAGAGAATTGTGAAAACCTTGCAAACACAATCTTTAACATGTAAAGTGAAGAGGAAAGGAAGATTCTTTTGGATAGGTTTTCAGGGAAGCAATGCCGACTCTTTCTGGAGAATAGTTGAACCTTATGTATTGGACAGTTTTGCTAGTTCTACTGAGGAAAGTCACAATGTAGGTTCTGATGACTTGCAAGATAGTGATGCATATTATGATGATGATACACAGAGGCATGATAGAGAAAGTGATGAGTGA
- the LOC136477958 gene encoding trihelix transcription factor GT-3b-like → MQSQQLHGSEPVGAAGRKKQKRSADPSGREEPDDGGGGGDEPPRRSRNKKAAQTSTTTSAIRGLLRDFFEQQLRLDVQRQEMMARQAQERLFFEEQWRQSMRRIEQERLMLEQAWVEREEQRRMREEDRAERRDALLTSLLTRLLQGDL, encoded by the coding sequence ATGCAGAGCCAGCAGCTCCATGGGTCTGAACCGGTCGGAGCAGCCGGTAGAAAGAAGCAGAAAAGATCGGCTGATCCGTCGGGACGCGAGGAacctgacgacggcggcggcggcggcgacgagccGCCCCGACGAAGCAGAAACAAGAAGGCCGCGCAGACGTCGACGACGACGTCCGCCATTCGTGGCCTGCTGCGCGACTTCTTCGAGCAGCAGCTCCGCCTGGATGTGCAGCGTCAGGAGATGATGGCGAGGCAGGCGCAGGAGCGGCTGTTCTTCGAAGAGCAATGGCGGCAATCGATGCGGAGGATAGAGCAGGAGAGACTGATGCTGGAGCAGGCATGGGTGGAGCGCGAGGAGCAGAGGAGGATGAGGGAGGAGGACAGGGCTGAGAGAAGGGATGCGCTTCTGACAAGCTTGCTGACCAGGCTCTTGCAAGGAGATCTCTAG
- the LOC136474633 gene encoding pectin acetylesterase 8-like, translating into MADGSLYAWWCCAVACALALVAADGLLVDITYVESAVAKGAVCLDGSAPAYHLARGSGSGENSWLVHFEGGGWCNNVTTCLQRKGTRLGSSKEMATQIAFSGILSDTPDGNPDFYSWNKVKVRYCDGSSFTGDVEEVDPTKKLHYRGARIWQAVMEDLLAKGMDKAENALISGCSAGGLTSILHCDRFHDLLPPAARVKCLSDAGFFINEKDVAGVGYIAAFFNDVVTTHGSAKNLPPSCTSMLPPGMCFFPQNEVKQIQTPLFILNAAYDSWQVRNILVPGVADPHGQWHSCKHDIGQCSASQLRVLQGFRGDFLKEVSEQWNSDSRGLFINSCFVHCQSESQELWLSSDSPMLGNTTIANAVGDWFFNRSSFQKIDCPYPCDSTCHNRIYEDSSQA; encoded by the exons ATGGCGGACGGGAGCCTCTACGCCTGGTGGTGCTGTGCCGTAGCCTGCGCGCTGGCGCTTGTCGCAGCGGACGGCTTACTCGTGGACATCACCTATGTGGAAAGCGCCGTGGCCAAAGGAGCAG TGTGTTTGGATGGTAGCGCGCCGGCGTATCATCTCGcccgcggctccggctccggtgAGAACAGCTGGCTGGTCCATTTCGAG GGTGGAGGATGGTGCAACAATGTCACGACCTGTCTGCAGCGGAAGGGCACGCGGTTGGGGTCGTCCAAGGAGATGGCGACGCAGATTGCCTTCTCCGGAATCCTGAGTGACACGCCGGATGGCAACCCAG ACTTTTACAGTTGGAACAAGGTCAAGGTTCGGTACTGCGATGGTTCATCTTTCACTGGCGATGTCGAAGAAGTTGATCCT ACAAAAAAGCTACACTATAGAGGTGCGAGGATATGGCAAGCTGTCATGGAGGACCTGCTTGCCAAAGGGATGGACAAAGCTGAAAAT GCTCTAATTTCAGGCTGTTCTGCTGGCGGTTTAACCTCCATACTACACTGTGACAGATTTCATGACCTTCTGCCGCCGGCTGCGAGAGTTAAATGCCTTTCTGATGCTGGGTTCTTCATTAATGA GAAAGATGTTGCTGGAGTTGGGTACATTGCTGCTTTTTTCAACGATGTGGTTACAACACAT GGGTCAGCAAAGAATTTACCGCCTTCATGCACTTCGATGTTACCTCCAGGAATG TGCTTTTTCCCCCAGAACGAGGTGAAACAGATACAGACACCTCTATTCATCCTCAACGCAGCATATGATTCATGGCAG GTAAGGAACATTTTGGTGCCAGGAGTTGCTGACCCTCATGGTCAATGGCATAGCTGTAAGCATGACATAGGCCAGTGCTCTGCATCGCAGCTACGGGTATTGCAGG GATTCAGGGGTGATTTTCTGAAGGAAGTGTCTGAACAGTGGAACTCCGACTCAAGAGGGTTGTTCATAAACTCATGCTTCGTGCACTGCCAGTCTGAGTCGCAGGAGCTATGGCTCTCATCTGACTCCCCCATGCTCGGAAACACA ACAATAGCAAACGCTGTTGGCGACTGGTTCTTCAACCGCAGCTCCTTCCAGAAGATAGACTGCCCGTACCCTTGTGACTCGACCTGTCACAATCGGATCTACGAGGACTCATCACAAGCATAG